The following is a genomic window from Archangium lipolyticum.
TCTACTACTCGCTCCAGTTCGGCGAGGCGGCGAAGCACTACGAGGCCGTGCGCGACTCGACCCTGGGCAGGAAGTACTTCGCCGACTCGACCCAGAGCGCGGTGTTCGCCTGGCAGAAGCAGCTCGAGGCGGACATCAAGGCCGGCAAGCAGTCTCCACGCCCCACGCTGCTCTCCAGGGATCGCCCCGAGGGCCAGAAGGTGCAGCCCTCGCCGCTCTCCGACCTGGAAGCGAAGCTGGTGGCCGCCTCGGACGTATACGTGGCGAAGCTGCCGAAGGACGAGCCCGCCCCCAAGGTCGCCTACACGGCGGCGGAGCTGTACTACGCCCACGACGACTTCCCCGAGGCGCGCCGGCGCTTCGAGGCCATCATCCAGACGTACCCCCAGCATGAGGTGGCCCGCTCCTCCACCAACCTCATCGTGGAGACCTTCCTCATCGACAAGGACTGGAGGGGCCTCGAGGAGGTCAGTGGCAAGCTCGCCGACAACAAGGGCACCATCGACCCCAACAGCGACATCCACAAGGAGCTGGTCGGCCACAAACTCTCCGGCCGCTTCAAGCTCGCCGACCAGTTGCTCGCCGAGGGCAAGTACGAGGAGGCCGCCGCCAAGTACATCCAGCTCGTGGACGAGGCCCCCCAACACGAGTTCGCCGACAAGGCCCTCAACAACGCCGCCGTGGCCTACGAGAAGACGCGCCGCTTCGACTCGGCCCTCAAGCTGTACGAGCGCGTCTTCCGCGAGTACCCCTCCTCGTCCCTGGCCTCTGGAGCGCTCTTCCGCGTGGCGGTGAACGCGGAGAGCTCGTACGACTTCGACAAGGCGGTGACCAGCTACCAGAAGCTGGTGAAGGACTACCCCGCCTCGAAGGACCGCGAGGCCGCGCTCTACAACGCCGCGCGCCTGCTCGAGGGCCAGCAGCGCTACACCGAGGCCGCCGCCGCCTTCCAGCGCTACGCCGAGCTCTTCCCCAACGCCGAGGACGCCCCGCGCAACCAGTTCCAGGCCGCCATCGTCCTGGAGAAGCAGGAGGACTGGAAGGGGGAGATCCGCGTGCTGGAGGCCTTCGTCCGCAAGTTCTCCTCGCGGCCCGCCCAGGTGGAGCTCGTGGTGGACGCCAGGCGCCGCATGGGCAACGCGTGGATGAAGCTGAAGAACGAGAAGGAGGCCCTGCGCGCCTACGAGTCCGCCGCCTCCGAGTTCGACCGCCGCAAGCTCCAACCGGAGGCCCAACCGCTCGCCGCGGACGCCGCCGCCTACAGCCGGTTCCAGATCGCCGAGGCCGAGTTCCGCAAGTTCGACAAGCTCAAGATCGGTGGCAGCGGCAAGGCGCTGGAGCGCAGCTTCGCCGCCAAGAAGGCCGCGGCGAAATCCGTCACCGAGGTCTACACACGCGTCATCCCCTACAAGACCGCCGAGTGGACGCTCGCCGCGTTCTATCGCCAGGGCGATACGCTGGAACGCTTCGCCAACACCATGATCGAGACCCCCGTCCCGCCCGAGGTGAAGCGGCTCGGCGATGAGGCGGTGGCGGTCTACCAGGACGGGCTCGCGCAGGAGACGTCGGTGCTGCAGGACAAGGCCGTCGAGCGCTACGCCGGTACCCTCGAGCAAGCACGCAACTTCCGCATCTCCAACGAGTGGACGAAGAAGACGCTCGAGGCACTCAACCGCTTCCGGCCCACCGAGTACCCGGTGCTCAAGGAGGCGAAGAACGCCATCTCCTCGGAGCCGCTCTATCCCGAGGGCCTGTTGGACGGTCCAGGCAACACCCCACGGGCGCAGCAGCCGGTATCAGAGGAAGGTGCGAAATGAAGATGCGCCGACTGCTCGTTCCCGGCCTCCTCCTGCTCGCCTCCGCCTGCGCCACCACGCCCGATGTGGGCCCGGACACGAAGGCCCCCTCCCCAGCCGGTGAGTCCAGCAAGCAGACCGCTCCGGCTCCGGACCGGAAGGCAACCCCTCCCGCCGCCGACCTGCTGTCCGTGGCCCAGCGTGGCGAGCTG
Proteins encoded in this region:
- a CDS encoding tetratricopeptide repeat protein, with the protein product MRRPLLLTLLTLATARAAAQDAARPESAARAPAPEQPRARSRFEGLGRTPEQEKLLEELSEAVQRYEEESRAFRQEVQQLIERKYQQKRDQVSKSYEKAISELETQQRQDRQEAIARFEEFLRRYPDEPRYTPDVMFRLAELYFERTSDTQMLAQRQQTELLNSLPEGAEPPPEPKADFSPSIDLYRQLLSRFPDYRLNDSTWYLLGYCLAEQGSFEESLAAYQQLIARYPTSRFTTDAWVRIGEYYFDAYSEPDALAKAAAAYEQAIKNTSHSLYDRALYKLGWTYYRMDRFDEAVTRFVALVDFYEAQSAAKGDEANGGDLRKEALQYTAISFADETWGGLDKAQAFFARLGPRPYEAEVYRRLGDVYFDQTHHDAAIAAYRLVLQKDPLAPDAPLVHQKIVQAYQRDRKLTEATAESQKLSELYAPGSEWYQKHQNEPDVLAAADDLAEKSLTASALYHHEQARVFKKEGRFDEATASYKTAAIAYGKYLQRFPRSKNAYEMEFYYADCLYYSLQFGEAAKHYEAVRDSTLGRKYFADSTQSAVFAWQKQLEADIKAGKQSPRPTLLSRDRPEGQKVQPSPLSDLEAKLVAASDVYVAKLPKDEPAPKVAYTAAELYYAHDDFPEARRRFEAIIQTYPQHEVARSSTNLIVETFLIDKDWRGLEEVSGKLADNKGTIDPNSDIHKELVGHKLSGRFKLADQLLAEGKYEEAAAKYIQLVDEAPQHEFADKALNNAAVAYEKTRRFDSALKLYERVFREYPSSSLASGALFRVAVNAESSYDFDKAVTSYQKLVKDYPASKDREAALYNAARLLEGQQRYTEAAAAFQRYAELFPNAEDAPRNQFQAAIVLEKQEDWKGEIRVLEAFVRKFSSRPAQVELVVDARRRMGNAWMKLKNEKEALRAYESAASEFDRRKLQPEAQPLAADAAAYSRFQIAEAEFRKFDKLKIGGSGKALERSFAAKKAAAKSVTEVYTRVIPYKTAEWTLAAFYRQGDTLERFANTMIETPVPPEVKRLGDEAVAVYQDGLAQETSVLQDKAVERYAGTLEQARNFRISNEWTKKTLEALNRFRPTEYPVLKEAKNAISSEPLYPEGLLDGPGNTPRAQQPVSEEGAK